The DNA region AGAACGGCTTGTTCGCGTCGTGGGCGCGCAGCTCCTTGAGATATCCGACGGCGCGATCGGTGTAGTCGTCGGTGAGGTAGTACCCCTCCGGATACTCCTCGATATCCACCGGTGAGTTGTCCGAGACCAGCTGATTCGGGTAGTAGAAGGAGTTCAACCCCTCCAAAGAGCCGTAATACCGGTCGAATCCGCGCTGCGTCGGCCAGGAATCACGTGATGCCGCAGGGTGCAGCGTGGCATCGCGCACCAGATGCCATTTGCCGACCGCGGTACGTGGCATAACCGTTGGCGCGCAGGATTTCCGGGAGTGTCAGCACATCGTCGGCCAGCTCCAATCGCAGCCCCGGATAGCCGGGATCCGCGTTGGCTACGAACCCGAAACCCGCGCGGTGGGAATTGATTCCGGTCAGCAGCGCCGCCCGCGACGGTGAGCACAGCGGCGTGGTGTGGAAGTTGGTGAGCCGCAACCCATTCGCGGCCAGCCGATCCAGGACTGGCGTCTCGATCTCCGATCCGAAGGGGCCGATATCGCTGAAGCCCATATCGTCGACCAGCACCACGACGACGTTGGGCGCACCGGCCGGCGCGACGGGCGGATACTGCCATTCCGGCGTGGAATCGGCGGTGGTGCGGCCGATCTCACCGGCGAAACTCTCATAACCACGGGCATTGTCGGGGACTGACATGGTCCCCAGCAAAGGCCGCAGGCCCGGCCGGCGGCCAGGGTTTCACTCTGGCTGCGTGCAACCGGTGATCCGTCATGCATGCGCGGATAGCGTCGCCGCACACAATCCAGGCCCGGTCCACACTCGAGGATTTCCCCATGAATTCGTCCCCCGGCGATCTCCACCGCCGTAACTTCCTGCGCGGTTCGGCCGTCGCCGCCCTGGCGATCTTCGGTGGCGGGGCGCTGGCCGCCTGCACCTCGGCGGTGAGCCAGCAGCGTGGCGGCGACGACAACGCGCAACCCGTGCGCGGCGGAACCCTGAAGTACGGCGTGGTCGTGGACCTCGTCCCCGCCAACCTGCTCACCAACACCGGCACCACGCCGTACGTGGTCGGCCTGGTCTTCGAAACCCTGGTGCGGTACCCGCACGACAAATTCGAACCGCAGCCGCTGCTCGCCAAGAGCTGGACCGTCGCACCCGACGGCAAGTCCATCACCCTGGACCTGCGCGACGACGTGAAATTCCACAGTGGACGGCCCTTCACCTCCAAGGATGTGGAGTTCTCGCTTCGCACCTACGCCGACCCCAAATGGTCGGGGCAGCTCAAGAGCACGGCCGCCGCGGTCACCGGCATCGACAGCAGCGACCCGCACCGCGTCACGCTGACCCTCGCACACCCGCTCAGCAACCTGTTCGACCTGCTCGACACGGTGCCGATCCTCGACAGTGAATCGATCGATCAGCTCGGCACCGGAGAGAAGATCGTCGGCACCGGCCCGTTCCGATTCACGCAGCGAATCCCCAACCAGCAGTTGGTGTTCGAGAAGAACCCGAACTACTGGGTGCCGGACCGCCCCTACCTGGACCGCGTCGAGATCACCATCATCCCCGACAACCAGGCGCAGCTGAACGCCCTCAAGACCGGGCAGATCCACCTCGCCGACGGCGTCACCTACCGCGACAACGAGAACCTCGCCAAGACCGACGGCTACCGCGTCATCACCTACGAAGGCGCCGAGATCGAGATCTACGTCGGCGCGAACGTCGCGGACCCGGTGCTGTCGGACGTGCGGCTGCGGCAGGCCATCGCCTACTCAGTCGACCGGGAACGCATCATCGCCGAGGTGTTCCGCGGCGCCGGCTACGCCGCGAACCTGCCGTGGCCCAAGAACTCTCCCGCCTTCGACGCCGCCCGCAACACCCGGTACTCGCGAGATGTGGCCAAGGCCAAGCAGATCCTGGCGCAGTTGCCCAAGCCGCCGAAGATCCCGCTCACCTACAACACCGCCCTGTCCGCGTACGAGGCGACCGCGCAGATCGTGCAGGCCAACCTCGCCGAGGTCGGTATCGAGGTGGAACTCACGCCCACCGACAACGCCACCTTCGTCAAACAGCTGATCGGCGCACAGTTCCCGGGCCTGTGGATCACCGACCACTCGTGGGCGCAGTTCGTGCCGTCCACCCTCACGGTCAGCGCCTACCCGTTCAACGCCCGGAAGAACGCCTCCCACTTCGAATCCCCCGCCTACGTGGCGGCCGCCGACGCCGCCTGGCAGCTGCCCCAGAGCACCGGCCCGGACGCCGTCCGCGCCTACCAGGCGTTGAGCGATCAGCTGCTGGACAGCCTGTTCCTCATCGAGATCGGCGTCCGATACTCGCAGGGGTCGGCAACCCGGAAACTGCACGGCTTCAACTGGACCAAACGCCGCGAACTGGCATTGACCGAGGCGTTCCTGGCATGACCGCCTACCTGCTGCGCCGGGTGCCGTCCGCGCTGGCCGTGCTGTTCGGCGCCTCGGTCCTGATCTTCCTGCTGCTGCGGCTGGTGCCCGGCGACCCGGCGACCATCCTCGCCGGAGCCGACGCCTCACCGGAAACCGTTGCGGCCATCCGGCATCAGCTCGGATTGGATCGATCCATTCCGGCGCAGTACCTGTCGTGGCTGCGCGGCGTGGTGACCGGGGACCTGGGGCGCTCCTACCTGATCGGCGGCCAGATCTCCGATCTCATCGGCCGCGGCTTGTCCAACACGCTGATTCTTGCGGGAGCCGCGCTGCTGCTTGCGGTCACCGTCAGCCTGGTGGTGTCGGTGTCGTCGGTGCTGTGGGATCGGCGCTGGCTCAACGCGATCGTGGCCGCCGCCAACACGGTGACCGTCGCGATCCCGGTGTTCGTGACCGGCGTCCTGCTGGTGCTGGTGTTCGCCGTCGCGATTCCCGTCCTGCCCGCCGGCGGGCTGCCACCGGACGGGTTCGTCGCCCGCCCCGATATCGCCGTCCAATACCTGCTGCTACCCGCGACCTGCCTCGGCCTGCCGGTGGCGGCCGCACTGACCCGCTTCCTCACCGAGGCGCTACGCACCGAACTCGCCAAGCCCTACGTCCTGACCGCCCGCGCCCTGGGCATCCCGCGCCGCCGCATCGTCACCCACAACGCCCTCCGCAACGCGCTCCCCACCATGCTCACCACCCTCGGCATCCAAACCGGCAACCTGCTGGGCGGCGCCGTACTGGTGGAAGCCGCCTTCGCCTGGCCGGGCATCGGACGCCTCATCGAAGAGGGCATCAACCGCCGCGACTACCCGGTGGTCCAGGCCCTGCTCCTGTTCTCGGTAGCGGTATTCGTGACCATCCAACTGACCACCGACATCGCCCACGCCTACCTCGACCCCCGCATCCGCATCGGAGGCCGCGCATGAGCGATCTCATCGCCCCCACCCAACCGTCCACCGACACCGCGTCCGAACTCCGCGGTGACGCCGGCCGGCCACTCGTGGGGACCACGACAAAACTGTCCACGACCACCGCAACGGAACCGCCTACCGCGACCGCAACGGAACCGCCTACCGCGGCCGAGCCGGCCGCGGCGACCGCGCCTGAGCTGCTCGGCGGTGCCGTACCCGAGGCCGGTGCTGGGGACAAGGCGGCGGCGGAAACGCCCGTACGTGAGTCGAATCCACGGCGCTCCGGGTTGCGTGCGCTGGCGCACGGGCAAGGGCTGGCCGGGTTGCTGCTGATCGCGGTGATCACTCTTGCGGCGCTGGCCGCAGGCGTGCTCACGAATTACGGCCCGCTGGAGCAGATTCCGGGGGCCAATCTGCTGGGGCCCAGCGGCGAGCATTGGCTGGGGACCGATCATCTCAATCGTGATGTGTTCACCCGCATGCTGTACGGGATTCGGGTGGATCTGCTCATCGCCTTCCTGGCGGTGCCCGCCGGTGCGGCGCTGGGGTCGGTCGTCGGGCTGGTGGCGACCGTCAATCCGGTCGCGGATGTGTTGGCGCAGCGACTGTTCGACTTGATCCTGGCGTTTCCGGCGCTCATTTTCGCGATCGCGCTCACCGCGGTCACCGGGCCCGGCGCGCACGCGGTCGCCATCGTGATCATCGCGGCGGAGATCCCCATCTTCGGCAGGCAGATCCGCACGGCCGTGCTTGCGGTGCGTGAACAGCCGTTCGTGGAGGCCGCCACCGTGATCGGCGCGAGCACCGGGTGGACGCTGCGCAAACACGTGCTGCCCAACGTGATCGAACCGCTCGGGGTGCAGTTGGCGCTGTCGCTCTCGCTGGCCGTGTTCGTGGACAGCGCCATGAGTTTCATCGGCATCGGGGTGCGGCCGCCGGACCCGTCACTGGGGTCGATCATCGCCGAGTCCACCCGCAATCTGGATGCCAATCCCGCCATGGCGGTCGGCCCGCTGCTGGTGGTGTCGGCGCTGACCCTCGGATTCCTGTTGATCGCCCAGGCTCTGGGCCGTGCCCGGAGGGCGATATGACCGGCGAGACCCTGCTCGACATTCGCGACCTGGCCGTGCGATTCGCGGCCCGCACCGTCGTGCGCGGGGTGGATGTCCAGGTGGCGCGCGGCGAAACCGTCGCGCTGGTGGGCGAATCCGGCTCCGGCAAGTCGCTCACCGCCCGCGCCGTGCTCGGGCTGCTGCCCGCCGGCGCGACCGCCACCGGATCGATACGGCTCGACGACACCGAGATCATCGGCGCCACCGACAACGACCTGCGTCCGCTGCGCGGCACCCGGGCCGCGATGGTCTTCCAGGAACCGCAGACCGCCCTGAACCCGGTGCGCCGCATCGGCAGTCAGATCATCGAGGCCCTGCGCGCGCACCGGCCGATCGGTCGAGCGCAGGCCCGCGCCCGCGCCATCGAGTTGCTGGGCCTGGTCGACATTCCGGAGCCGGACAAGCGGGTCGACTGGTATCCGCACCAGCTCTCCGGCGGCCAGAAGCAGCGGGTGGTCATCGCACTGGCCCTCTCCGGCGATCCGGACCTGCTCATCGCCGACGAGCCGACCACCGCCCTCGACGTCACTGTGCAGGCCGAAATCCTGCGCCTGCTCCAGGACCTGCAGCGTCGCAACAACACCGCGATCCTGTTCATCACCCACAACCTGGGCGTGGTCGCCGCCATCGCCGATCGGGTGGTGGTCATGCGCGCGGGGAGGTGGTCGAAACCCAGCCGGTCCGCGAGCTTTTCGCGAATCCACGCGAGGAGTACACGCGAGAACTGCTGGCCGCGGTCCCAGAGTTGCCGGGGGACATCGCCGAATCGGTGACCTCGGAGCCCGCGTCGCCCGCCGAATCGCGGGAGCCGGTCACCGAACCCGAGCCGGTGCTGCGTATCCGCGATCTCTCGGTGGTCTACCGCCGCCACGGCAAGCAGTTCCAAGCATTGCAAGACGTGTCATTGACCCTGGCGCCCCGCGAGGTGGTCGGCCTGGTCGGGGAATCCGGTTCGGGGAAGAGCACTCTGGGCCGCACCGCACTCGGCCTGGTGCCCGCCGCGGCGGGAGAGGTGGTGCTGCAGGGCGTTCCACTCACCGGACTCTCCCAGCGTGAACTGCGTGGCCTGCGTAAGCATGTGGCCCTGGTGCATCAGGACGTAACCGCCTCACTGGATCCGCGCCGCACCCTGGAGGATTCGATCGGAGAGCCGCTGCGCGTGCACCGGGTGGCCTCGGGCGCCCTACTGCGCGCCAAGGTCGGCGGCCTGCTCGAATCCGTGCGGCTGCCCCGCGACTACGCCACCCGGCGCCCGGGCGAACTGTCCGGCGGTCAACGCCAGCGGGTGGCGCTGGCCCGGGCGCTGGCCCTGGCGCCCCGCCTGCTGGTGGCCGACGAGCCCACCAGCGCACTGGACGTGTCCGTGCAGGCGCGGGTGCTGGATCTGTTCGCGGACTTGCGCGCCGAGTACGGATTCGCCTGCCTGTTCATCAGTCACGACCTCGCCGTCGTACATCAGGTGGCCGATCGGGTGTTGGTGTTGCGGGAAGGGCGTATGGTCGAATCCGGGCCGGTCGAGACCGTCTTCCGGGCCCCGAGCGCGGAGTACACGCGCCGTCTG from Nocardia tengchongensis includes:
- a CDS encoding ABC transporter substrate-binding protein, giving the protein MNSSPGDLHRRNFLRGSAVAALAIFGGGALAACTSAVSQQRGGDDNAQPVRGGTLKYGVVVDLVPANLLTNTGTTPYVVGLVFETLVRYPHDKFEPQPLLAKSWTVAPDGKSITLDLRDDVKFHSGRPFTSKDVEFSLRTYADPKWSGQLKSTAAAVTGIDSSDPHRVTLTLAHPLSNLFDLLDTVPILDSESIDQLGTGEKIVGTGPFRFTQRIPNQQLVFEKNPNYWVPDRPYLDRVEITIIPDNQAQLNALKTGQIHLADGVTYRDNENLAKTDGYRVITYEGAEIEIYVGANVADPVLSDVRLRQAIAYSVDRERIIAEVFRGAGYAANLPWPKNSPAFDAARNTRYSRDVAKAKQILAQLPKPPKIPLTYNTALSAYEATAQIVQANLAEVGIEVELTPTDNATFVKQLIGAQFPGLWITDHSWAQFVPSTLTVSAYPFNARKNASHFESPAYVAAADAAWQLPQSTGPDAVRAYQALSDQLLDSLFLIEIGVRYSQGSATRKLHGFNWTKRRELALTEAFLA
- a CDS encoding ABC transporter permease, which translates into the protein MTAYLLRRVPSALAVLFGASVLIFLLLRLVPGDPATILAGADASPETVAAIRHQLGLDRSIPAQYLSWLRGVVTGDLGRSYLIGGQISDLIGRGLSNTLILAGAALLLAVTVSLVVSVSSVLWDRRWLNAIVAAANTVTVAIPVFVTGVLLVLVFAVAIPVLPAGGLPPDGFVARPDIAVQYLLLPATCLGLPVAAALTRFLTEALRTELAKPYVLTARALGIPRRRIVTHNALRNALPTMLTTLGIQTGNLLGGAVLVEAAFAWPGIGRLIEEGINRRDYPVVQALLLFSVAVFVTIQLTTDIAHAYLDPRIRIGGRA
- a CDS encoding ABC transporter permease, with the protein product MRALAHGQGLAGLLLIAVITLAALAAGVLTNYGPLEQIPGANLLGPSGEHWLGTDHLNRDVFTRMLYGIRVDLLIAFLAVPAGAALGSVVGLVATVNPVADVLAQRLFDLILAFPALIFAIALTAVTGPGAHAVAIVIIAAEIPIFGRQIRTAVLAVREQPFVEAATVIGASTGWTLRKHVLPNVIEPLGVQLALSLSLAVFVDSAMSFIGIGVRPPDPSLGSIIAESTRNLDANPAMAVGPLLVVSALTLGFLLIAQALGRARRAI